TCGAGCGCCTTGACCCGTTCACCGCGTGCGGTGACTTCCCGTTGGGCCGACGAATGCAGCGTCTCGGACGACATGATCTTTTGTTCAAGAATCTGTATTGCCGAGGTCTTCACTTTCAAATCATGCGACGCCGTCTCCAGCGCCTGTTCCTTGGCTCGTAACAGATTGGCGAGATCCCCGTAGGAATGATCGAGCGAATTCTTTGGAAGCCCTCGCAATAACCAACCGACCGCGACACCGATTCCTGCCGCGATGAGGAGACACCCGAGTATCTGGCTCAGCAGTGTGATCATACGTCGTCCGTCCTTACATCAGTAATTCGATCCGTTCATTCCGGTGAAGGCCTGATGGCGATTTCGCTTGGGAGAGGGGGCGTGTCGAGCCATAGCCGATTGCGGTAAACGGATTGGAGAGTCCGTGACCGATCAAATACTGCTTGACCGCTTCGGCGCGGCGCCGACTCAGTTGCATATTGAACTCCGCGTCGCCTCCCGCATCGATATGGCCCGCGATTTCAATCGGCGTGTCGGGAGCTCTTCGTAAGAGCCTGATGATTTGATCCAGTGCCGCCTGTCCCGTGGCCGTAATCGTGGCGCTCTTGGGTTCAAACTCGATCGAAGATTTCGTCAGGACCTGGTTCAGCAACAGCTGGAGCGCCGAGAGCGGAACGGCGGCGGAAGGCGATGTTGCGGTCGATGCCACCACCACGCGGTCTTCAATTCGTAAGCCCGCTCGTATCACCGGAGCCAAGGCCTGTAATATCTCCGCCTTTTCACGATGGCCGGCCACCTGGCCGTTGACCAGCAGCGAACGTCCATCAATGATGAGTGAGCCCCGCTCGACCATCACGCCCAAGGCCGGCAAGAATTGCGGCACCATGTCCATCCACGCTGCCGCGTTGACCTGCTGATCAACCGTCAACTGGTCGATCACACGCATGCGCGTTTTCGCCGCGAGCGCATGGGCCTGCTCAAGAATCGCGGCCTTACTGCGTTCAGTGGGCAAGGAACCGCGAAGGACCAGGCTGCCGTGCTCGAAGCCGGCGTGAAGGCTGGCGGGAGTCACAATCGCCGACCGTGGCGTCGAGGAGAGATGCCGAGGGACGCACACCACGCCGAGGAGCATGAGCGCAACCGCACCTCCGGTAAGAACCCCCGCACGTCTCATGGAATCAACTCGCCGTGGACGATGGAATGACTGGGGCGCGAGGCGGCACGGTACCACATTCGATGATGTCCGTACTAGGGTGAGAAGTGGCCGGGCAGGGAGAGGGAACAGGATCGGATACTGATAAGGCACAACAATCCGAGGAACGGTGAGAAAAACGAGCGGCCTTTTTCAGCATTCCGTTAGAGCCGTTCTCCGTACTTTTGATAGTGTTGTTTCTTGGCGTCGGCGATCCACTTTTCGCGTTTAATGCGCTCAGGATCGGTCTCGAGTTTCTTGGC
The nucleotide sequence above comes from Candidatus Nitrospira nitrificans. Encoded proteins:
- a CDS encoding OmpA family protein, translated to MRRAGVLTGGAVALMLLGVVCVPRHLSSTPRSAIVTPASLHAGFEHGSLVLRGSLPTERSKAAILEQAHALAAKTRMRVIDQLTVDQQVNAAAWMDMVPQFLPALGVMVERGSLIIDGRSLLVNGQVAGHREKAEILQALAPVIRAGLRIEDRVVVASTATSPSAAVPLSALQLLLNQVLTKSSIEFEPKSATITATGQAALDQIIRLLRRAPDTPIEIAGHIDAGGDAEFNMQLSRRRAEAVKQYLIGHGLSNPFTAIGYGSTRPLSQAKSPSGLHRNERIELLM